A window from Canis lupus familiaris isolate Mischka breed German Shepherd chromosome 18, alternate assembly UU_Cfam_GSD_1.0, whole genome shotgun sequence encodes these proteins:
- the PGA gene encoding pepsin A preproprotein (The RefSeq protein has 2 substitutions compared to this genomic sequence), with product MKWLLLISLVALSECAIVKVPLVRKKSLRQNLIEHGLLNDFLKNQSPNPASKYFPQEPTVLATQSLKNYMDMEYFGTIGIGTPPQEFTVIFDTGSSNLWVPSVYCSSPACSNHNRFNPQESSTYQGTNRPVSIAYGTGSMTGILGYDTVQVGGIADTNQIFGLSETEPGSFLYYAPFDGILGLAYPQISASGATPVFDNMWNEGLVSQDLFSVYLSSDDQSGSVVMFGGIDSSYYSGNLNWVPVSVEGYWQITVDSVTMNGQAIACSDGCQAIVDTGTSLLAGPTNAIANIQSYIGASQNSYGQMVISCSAINSLPDIVFTINGIQYPLPPSAYILQSQQGCVSGFQGMNLPTASGELWILGDVFIRQYFAVFDRANNQVGLAPVA from the exons ATGAAGTGGCTGCTGCTGATCAGCTTGGTGGCACTCTCTGAGTGCGCTATCGTCAA GATTCCCCTGGTCAGAAAGAAGTCCTTGAGGCAGAAACTGATCGAGCATGGCCTCCTAAATGACTTCCTGAAGAACCAGAGCCCCAACCCAGCCAGCAAGTACTTCCCCCAAGAGCCTACTGTGTTGGCCACTCAGTCCCTAAAGAACTACATGGAT ATGGAGTACTTCGGCACCATCGGCATCGGCACTCCTCCTCAGGAGTTCACCGTCATCTTTGACACCGGCTCTTCCAACCTGTGGGTGCCCTCGGTCTACTGCTCCAGTCCTGCCTGCT CCAACCACAACCGCTTCAACCCTCAGGAGTCCTCCACCTACCAGGGCACCAACCGGCCAGTCTCCATCGCCTACGGCACCGGCAGCATGACAGGCATCCTGGGATACGACACCGTCCAG GTTGGAGGCATCGCAGACACCAATCAGATCTTTGGCCTGAGCGAGACTGAGCCCGGCTCTTTCCTGTACTATGCTCCCTTCGACGGCATCCTGGGTCTGGCCTACCCTCAGATTTCAGCTTCTGGAGCTACACCCGTCTTTGACAACATGTGGAACGAAGGTCTGGTTTCCCAAGACCTTTTCTCGGTCTACTTAAGTAG CGATGACCAGAGTGGCAGCGTGGTGATGTTTGGTGGCATCGATTCTTCTTACTACAGTGGAAACCTGAACTGGGTGCCCGTTTCTGTCGAGGGTTATTGGCAGATCACCGTGGACAG TGTTACCATGAACGGACAGGCCATCGCTTGCAGTGATGGCTGCCAGGCCATTGTTGACACAGGCACCTCTCTGCTGGCTGGACCAACCAATGCCATTGCCAACATCCAGAGCTACATTGGAGCCAGCCAGAACTCATACGGCCAG ATGGTGATCAGCTGCTCAGCCATCAACAGCCTGCCTGACATCGTCTTCACCATCAACGGCATCCAGTACCCTCTGCCTCCCAGTGCCTACATCCTACAG AGCCAACAGGGCTGTGTCAGCGGCTTCCAGGGCATGAACCTCCCCACCGCCTCCGGAGAGCTGTGGATCCTGGGTGATGTCTTCATCCGCCAGTACTTTGCCGTGTTTGACAGGGCAAACAACCAGGTTGGCCTGGCTCCCGTGGCCTGA